The Clostridium sp. AWRP genome has a window encoding:
- a CDS encoding GNAT family N-acetyltransferase: protein MEIKIRQVSIDDLNSVAEVESICFPKSEAATKESFKQRIETFSESFFVAEVNDRIVGFINGCIINETVICDELFEDSTLHVPSGRYQTIFGLDVIPEYRNQGIASNLMKHMIETARSSGRKGVILTCKERLIHYYMKFGYENKGVSMSVHGGAKWYDMILEF from the coding sequence ATGGAGATTAAAATTAGACAGGTATCTATAGATGATTTAAATTCGGTAGCAGAAGTGGAGAGCATTTGCTTTCCAAAATCAGAAGCAGCTACAAAAGAGTCTTTTAAGCAGCGTATAGAAACATTTTCGGAAAGCTTTTTTGTGGCAGAAGTAAATGATAGAATAGTTGGATTTATTAATGGATGCATTATAAATGAGACTGTTATATGCGATGAACTTTTTGAAGATTCTACACTTCATGTTCCTAGTGGACGCTATCAAACCATTTTTGGATTGGATGTTATACCAGAGTATCGTAATCAGGGAATTGCATCAAATTTAATGAAGCATATGATAGAAACAGCAAGATCATCAGGTAGAAAAGGAGTTATTTTAACTTGTAAAGAAAGGCTTATTCATTATTACATGAAGTTTGGCTACGAAAATAAAGGTGTATCCATGTCAGTACATGGTGGTGCTAAGTGGTATGATATGATTTTAGAATTTTAG
- a CDS encoding GNAT family N-acetyltransferase: MNEIGTQKIETNRLILRRFAIEDYAKVYKNWTSDSMTTRYLSWNTHENEEITKKYIQSKLSMYDKEFFFDWIVIRKEDDEPIGEISCVKFSKCHRLCEVGYCYGLKYWNLGYATEALKAFIEYMLNKVQVDIVIACHTESNAVSGFVMEKAGMRKDAALPNYFVNKETGKREAQVFYSIER, translated from the coding sequence ATGAACGAAATTGGAACACAAAAAATAGAAACTAATAGGCTAATATTAAGAAGATTTGCAATAGAAGATTACGCAAAAGTTTATAAAAATTGGACTTCAGATAGTATGACTACACGTTATTTGAGTTGGAATACTCATGAAAATGAGGAAATAACAAAGAAATACATACAATCTAAATTAAGTATGTATGATAAAGAATTTTTTTTCGATTGGATTGTGATTAGAAAAGAAGATGATGAGCCAATTGGAGAAATTAGTTGCGTAAAATTCTCAAAATGTCACAGACTTTGTGAGGTTGGTTACTGCTATGGTTTGAAATATTGGAATTTAGGTTATGCAACGGAAGCATTGAAAGCTTTTATTGAGTATATGCTTAACAAAGTTCAAGTTGATATTGTGATTGCTTGTCATACAGAAAGTAATGCAGTGTCTGGTTTTGTTATGGAAAAGGCAGGCATGAGAAAAGATGCAGCATTACCTAATTATTTTGTAAATAAAGAAACAGGAAAAAGAGAAGCACAAGTATTTTATTCAATAGAACGATAA
- a CDS encoding DUF2262 domain-containing protein, translating to MKASLKTAYELFKNQKHWSDKIRKYAASELWIQQKLRDKMMIID from the coding sequence ATGAAAGCTTCTCTCAAAACTGCATATGAACTTTTTAAAAATCAAAAGCACTGGAGTGATAAAATTAGAAAATATGCTGCAAGTGAACTTTGGATTCAGCAGAAATTGCGGGATAAAATGATGATAATAGATTGA
- a CDS encoding VWA domain-containing protein: MKESLVSLNRWRLILGKYADGEIPFEDSNSGINYMEMDDLLDFLYSREYSEKDGVKRGKSSGSTSPSNLTVPKWITKIRELFPKETVEVLEKHAIEKYNLTELLTDKEVLEKLEPNKELLKNILQMKHLMKGDVLDTAKSIVKKIAEDITKKLENDVKKSITGRINKNKSTTLKSSKNIDFKRTIKKNLKNYDCDKKRLVVDKIYFNENVRKFNPWNIIIAVDESGSMLDSVIHSAIMAGIFSKLPMLKTNLIIFDTEVVDLSGYIDDPVTTLMSVQLGGGTNITKAMTYCEKLIENPHRTMVVLVTDLYEGYGYGNMYAKAKSIVESGAKLIILTALDVDASPSYDKNAALKMASLGAEVAAMTPGGLSDWIAKIIS, encoded by the coding sequence ATGAAGGAAAGTTTAGTCAGCTTAAATAGATGGAGATTGATACTTGGAAAATATGCAGATGGTGAAATTCCATTTGAAGATAGCAATTCAGGTATCAACTACATGGAAATGGATGACTTACTGGATTTTTTATATTCAAGAGAATACAGCGAAAAAGATGGAGTTAAGAGAGGTAAAAGCAGCGGGAGCACGTCACCATCAAATTTGACTGTACCTAAATGGATAACTAAAATAAGAGAACTTTTTCCAAAGGAGACTGTTGAAGTACTTGAAAAGCATGCAATTGAAAAGTACAATCTTACAGAACTTTTAACGGATAAAGAAGTTTTGGAAAAATTAGAACCTAATAAAGAACTTTTAAAAAATATACTACAGATGAAACACCTTATGAAAGGTGATGTACTTGATACTGCCAAGTCCATTGTAAAAAAGATAGCAGAGGATATAACAAAGAAACTTGAAAATGATGTTAAAAAATCAATTACAGGTAGAATAAATAAGAATAAATCCACAACTTTAAAGTCTTCTAAAAATATAGATTTTAAAAGAACTATAAAGAAAAATTTGAAAAACTATGATTGTGATAAAAAAAGACTTGTAGTGGACAAGATATATTTTAATGAGAATGTTAGAAAATTCAACCCATGGAATATAATAATTGCAGTAGATGAGAGTGGTTCTATGCTGGATTCCGTAATCCATAGTGCAATTATGGCTGGTATATTTTCAAAACTTCCTATGCTTAAAACAAATCTCATTATATTTGATACGGAAGTAGTTGATTTAAGTGGATATATTGATGATCCTGTTACAACACTTATGAGTGTACAGCTTGGTGGTGGAACTAATATAACTAAAGCTATGACTTATTGTGAAAAGTTAATTGAAAATCCTCATAGGACAATGGTTGTTCTAGTTACGGATTTATATGAGGGATATGGTTATGGAAATATGTATGCAAAGGCAAAGTCCATTGTTGAAAGTGGAGCAAAGCTTATTATTTTAACAGCTCTTGATGTAGATGCATCGCCTTCATATGATAAAAATGCTGCTTTAAAAATGGCTTCACTTGGAGCAGAAGTTGCAGCTATGACACCGGGGGGGTTATCAGATTGGATAGCAAAGATAATTTCTTAA
- a CDS encoding SWIM zinc finger family protein — protein sequence MDSKDNFLKELGEFIYSIDAEYLVGISNKGITKRADKDLSKVSNIKYEVKNNSIEFKFDDITCSINENIKGYKCSCPSRSICKHVIMCYLYLMKNKEELFDIQGTESKSEEEEKFLELKEISIDTIKKKTGDKNLNDIIKRIEFGVKFEIKEGSIIEVNFTDENTFVKFLGNIENSTCSCKSKELCVHKAEALILYKLKKGYLNLRELKVFAKASEGFDEQKLKEASSKIKFAVEDMLIAGLSRMPVTIMDSLNNLAVICHNYELPNFEKSVRDIREEFSLYFNKNASFVKENLVNKITSLYTRAISLENIKDLDKLSLLVGEFKSSYYEIPPVEFHGFAAEKWKSNSGYEGITYYFLESKNGQIYTYTNALPTYYDDVNYRKSFNEPAPWNLNCSISELSNISLKLIHGKINSQNRISSSSESNGTIIGKSNIFKLNTEKYDYDNWNEILDRIFLDKSEKDQKYNLMFLRVDKFGEVDFNDVTQEFSVPIYDKFNNCSKIIIKFSSDTKYMIRRIERVIKYNRSHYIFGRTYIDGEELVFYPITYYDDTGEVENLTL from the coding sequence TTGGATAGCAAAGATAATTTCTTAAAAGAACTTGGAGAATTTATTTACAGTATAGATGCAGAATATCTTGTTGGAATCAGCAATAAAGGTATTACAAAGAGAGCAGACAAGGACTTGTCCAAAGTTTCAAATATAAAATATGAAGTAAAGAATAATAGCATTGAATTTAAATTTGATGATATAACCTGCAGTATAAATGAAAATATAAAAGGTTATAAATGCAGTTGCCCATCAAGGAGCATATGCAAGCATGTTATAATGTGCTATTTGTATTTGATGAAAAATAAGGAAGAGTTATTTGATATACAGGGTACGGAAAGTAAATCTGAAGAAGAGGAAAAGTTTTTAGAACTAAAAGAAATTTCGATAGATACAATAAAGAAAAAAACAGGAGATAAAAATCTGAATGACATAATTAAAAGAATAGAATTTGGAGTGAAGTTTGAAATAAAAGAAGGTTCTATTATAGAAGTGAATTTTACAGACGAAAATACTTTTGTGAAGTTTTTGGGTAACATTGAAAATTCAACATGTAGTTGCAAATCCAAGGAATTATGTGTACATAAAGCCGAAGCGTTAATTTTATACAAATTGAAAAAGGGCTATTTGAATTTAAGAGAACTTAAAGTTTTTGCAAAAGCATCAGAAGGTTTTGATGAACAAAAATTAAAAGAGGCTTCATCTAAGATAAAATTTGCAGTTGAAGATATGCTTATAGCTGGTCTTTCTAGAATGCCAGTTACTATCATGGATAGTTTGAATAATTTAGCTGTTATATGTCACAATTATGAACTCCCTAATTTTGAAAAAAGTGTAAGAGATATTAGAGAGGAATTTTCTCTCTATTTTAATAAAAATGCCTCCTTTGTCAAAGAAAATCTAGTAAATAAAATAACATCTCTTTATACAAGGGCAATTTCACTTGAAAATATAAAAGACTTAGATAAATTGAGTTTGCTTGTTGGTGAATTTAAAAGTTCCTATTACGAGATTCCACCTGTAGAATTTCATGGTTTTGCAGCTGAAAAGTGGAAAAGCAATTCTGGTTATGAAGGAATTACATATTATTTTTTAGAAAGTAAAAATGGACAAATTTATACATATACAAATGCATTACCTACATATTATGATGATGTTAATTATAGGAAATCTTTTAATGAACCTGCTCCATGGAACTTAAATTGTAGTATCTCTGAATTAAGTAATATAAGCTTGAAACTAATTCACGGCAAAATTAATTCACAAAATAGGATATCTTCAAGCAGTGAATCAAATGGGACAATAATAGGTAAAAGTAATATTTTTAAATTAAATACTGAAAAGTATGATTATGATAACTGGAATGAAATTTTAGACAGGATATTTTTAGACAAGAGTGAAAAAGATCAAAAGTATAATTTAATGTTTTTACGGGTAGATAAATTTGGAGAAGTGGATTTTAATGATGTAACTCAAGAATTTTCTGTACCAATTTATGATAAGTTTAATAACTGCAGTAAAATTATTATTAAATTCTCCTCAGATACAAAATACATGATAAGAAGAATTGAAAGAGTTATAAAATATAACAGATCACATTATATTTTTGGAAGAACTTATATAGATGGTGAGGAGCTCGTATTTTATCCTATAACTTATTATGATGATACTGGAGAAGTAGAAAATTTAACACTATAA
- a CDS encoding DUF4132 domain-containing protein has translation MNIKEHLLNKIEDVLEELNVSQDVLGSLEDYLEDEVQEDEFLNMLPEVDFNSISKDILSKAAKAYTSIRRYKSNEYIRKYINILFKMGKASVTYVILKSSYWISEYTVNELIKAGVEKYIVLIVYVNRLAYDYSRLDNKNFKTIYDICRESPEDVIKACEYLDVNQKMVVCSIYCKYKGIEKNDKYYEFLKDIEDDFTDSIDNLYDNKMPDDLVKKIQKFIEKNDYALLENIIDEVKGYKYSDYLFKFLVGFSALNADKSATLKQMFQFFVRVNFRDALNSAYSILPVTSCYSDTVNNMDMLFEIPSKYHVAWYAEKFAGNETASEILKKKLKEDKKFFEEAISLSEGASKNYLMSFMLDGDEKSNYIKTLEENCINVFSKVLREDKVNEGDISVVESFLRDDVSFKDVKNTLHSIEPQNTSYWRMNNELIEVLNILCKNLGGGINLYERVVSVMASVGYKNYIVKLSSDYKRNTGTEYSSEKFHKIFDILRKYSVSVMAKMKLIDNIINDYDYMGRKAASLHTVLKDIVVKDKEEVVKNIDNISADGRCVFLEYIFKVKREENIKVVLDKFGDGSKKVKEKIVEVFTNSSSNLKYMEGVLDRLKAKKQGEREVAIRILSKWLNEEGIEEERSKLIKECLNYTLEAEKSQKIRALLMEVLGIEQEGTDKEKLKGEEFIKDLLKGNKKKSLSWLEFDSLPKVRLEESNNYCEEDYLKAVLLCYSASNTIGKSVDGDRLVQKLNRDGLKLFANKVFDRWLEKGAEAKKRWVLGFSSIYGGEEIVMKLQKCINDWAKNSRGAIASQAVKALALNGSPSALLIVDGISRKFKFKQVKKAAAEALDFAAEQMGVDREELSDKVVPNLGFNVSGERIFDYGSRKFTVRLAADLSVEVYDQNEKKLKNLPSPGKKDDELKTKEARSEFRAFKKKLKNTISVQTTRMDLALSNERKWTKEAWIKLFVENPIMHKFSIGLIWGIYENSKLVDTFRYMEDGTFNTKDEDEFEVPEKSSIGLVHPLELSKEDLNIWKEQLEDYEIVQPIKQLDREVFTMTEEEKKMKYVDRFGGKIVNGLSLVGKIMNYGWYRGSIQDAGGYYEFYKEDNNLGIGVELKFEGLSVGYENEDTTIYILRFYNAGTVKRGSYIYDEVKEQHLLSLSQVPEKYFSEILYQVSSALSSSNTVNENWRNGSGIKL, from the coding sequence GTGAATATAAAGGAACATTTACTTAATAAAATTGAGGATGTACTTGAGGAACTAAATGTATCACAGGATGTCTTGGGGTCTCTAGAAGATTATTTAGAAGATGAAGTTCAAGAAGATGAATTTTTAAATATGCTTCCTGAGGTTGACTTTAACTCGATTTCAAAGGATATATTGAGTAAGGCCGCAAAAGCATATACCTCTATAAGAAGATACAAGTCAAATGAATATATAAGAAAATACATAAATATCTTGTTTAAAATGGGAAAAGCAAGCGTGACCTATGTAATACTTAAATCTAGTTACTGGATTTCTGAATACACTGTTAATGAACTTATAAAAGCTGGAGTTGAAAAATATATAGTTCTTATAGTTTATGTAAACCGTTTGGCATATGACTATAGCAGATTAGATAATAAAAATTTTAAAACAATATATGATATATGCAGGGAAAGTCCGGAGGATGTAATAAAGGCTTGTGAGTACCTGGATGTAAATCAAAAAATGGTAGTCTGTTCAATATATTGCAAATATAAAGGTATAGAAAAAAATGATAAGTATTATGAATTTTTAAAGGACATAGAAGATGATTTTACAGATTCTATAGACAACCTTTATGATAATAAAATGCCTGATGATTTGGTAAAAAAAATTCAAAAGTTCATTGAAAAGAATGACTATGCACTTCTTGAAAATATTATTGATGAAGTTAAAGGATATAAATATAGTGATTACCTATTTAAATTTTTAGTTGGATTTTCAGCATTAAATGCAGATAAATCTGCAACTTTAAAGCAGATGTTCCAGTTTTTTGTAAGAGTAAATTTTAGAGATGCTTTAAACTCAGCATATAGTATTTTACCTGTTACAAGTTGTTATTCTGATACTGTAAATAATATGGATATGTTATTTGAAATACCTTCAAAATACCATGTTGCTTGGTATGCAGAAAAGTTTGCAGGTAATGAAACGGCATCAGAAATACTCAAGAAAAAATTAAAAGAGGACAAGAAGTTCTTTGAAGAAGCCATAAGCTTATCAGAAGGTGCCAGTAAAAATTATTTAATGTCATTTATGCTTGATGGTGATGAAAAATCAAATTATATAAAAACTCTTGAGGAAAATTGCATAAATGTGTTTTCAAAAGTTCTTAGGGAAGATAAAGTAAATGAAGGGGATATAAGTGTAGTAGAATCATTTTTGCGAGATGATGTTTCCTTTAAAGATGTGAAAAATACATTACATTCAATAGAACCTCAAAATACAAGCTATTGGAGAATGAATAATGAATTAATAGAAGTACTGAATATTTTATGCAAAAATTTAGGCGGAGGTATTAATTTATACGAAAGAGTAGTTTCAGTAATGGCATCAGTTGGTTATAAGAATTATATCGTAAAACTTTCATCAGACTATAAGAGAAACACTGGAACAGAGTACAGTAGTGAAAAGTTTCATAAAATATTTGATATACTTAGAAAATACAGTGTATCTGTCATGGCAAAGATGAAACTTATAGATAATATTATAAATGATTATGATTATATGGGAAGGAAAGCAGCATCACTTCATACTGTTTTAAAAGATATTGTGGTAAAAGATAAGGAGGAAGTTGTTAAAAATATAGATAATATTTCAGCGGATGGAAGATGTGTATTCTTAGAGTATATATTTAAAGTGAAAAGGGAAGAAAATATAAAAGTAGTTTTAGATAAATTTGGAGATGGCTCAAAAAAGGTTAAGGAAAAGATAGTAGAGGTGTTTACAAATAGTTCAAGCAATCTTAAATATATGGAAGGTGTGCTTGATAGGCTTAAGGCCAAGAAACAGGGAGAAAGAGAAGTTGCTATAAGAATTTTATCAAAATGGTTAAATGAGGAAGGTATTGAAGAGGAAAGAAGTAAGCTCATTAAAGAATGTTTAAATTATACTCTGGAGGCTGAAAAGAGTCAGAAAATAAGAGCCTTACTTATGGAAGTTTTGGGAATTGAACAAGAAGGCACGGACAAAGAAAAATTAAAAGGTGAGGAATTTATAAAAGATTTACTTAAAGGCAATAAAAAGAAGTCACTTTCATGGCTTGAGTTTGATTCATTACCTAAGGTTAGATTAGAAGAGAGTAATAATTACTGTGAAGAGGATTATTTAAAGGCTGTCTTACTTTGTTATTCAGCATCAAATACTATAGGTAAAAGTGTTGATGGAGACAGGCTTGTTCAAAAGTTAAATAGAGATGGATTGAAGTTATTTGCAAATAAAGTTTTTGATAGGTGGCTTGAAAAAGGTGCCGAAGCTAAAAAGAGATGGGTGCTTGGATTTTCGTCAATTTATGGTGGAGAGGAAATTGTAATGAAGCTGCAAAAGTGTATCAATGATTGGGCAAAGAATTCAAGAGGTGCCATAGCAAGTCAGGCAGTTAAGGCTCTAGCTTTAAATGGGAGTCCTTCTGCACTCTTAATAGTTGATGGCATTTCAAGAAAATTCAAGTTCAAGCAGGTTAAAAAAGCAGCGGCAGAAGCTCTTGATTTTGCTGCAGAGCAAATGGGAGTGGATAGAGAAGAACTTTCTGATAAAGTTGTTCCGAACTTAGGATTTAATGTAAGTGGGGAGAGAATATTTGACTATGGAAGTAGAAAGTTTACTGTAAGACTTGCTGCAGACTTAAGTGTAGAAGTATATGATCAAAATGAAAAGAAACTTAAAAACTTGCCTTCACCAGGGAAAAAAGATGATGAATTAAAAACAAAGGAAGCACGTAGTGAATTTAGAGCGTTTAAGAAAAAATTGAAAAATACGATTTCAGTTCAAACTACTAGGATGGATTTGGCACTCTCAAATGAAAGAAAGTGGACAAAAGAAGCATGGATAAAACTATTTGTTGAAAATCCTATTATGCATAAATTTTCAATAGGACTTATATGGGGAATCTATGAAAATTCAAAATTAGTAGATACATTTAGATATATGGAAGATGGAACTTTTAATACTAAAGATGAAGATGAATTTGAAGTACCTGAAAAATCAAGCATAGGACTTGTTCATCCTCTTGAACTTTCTAAAGAAGATTTAAATATTTGGAAGGAACAGCTTGAAGACTATGAAATTGTGCAGCCAATTAAACAGCTGGATAGAGAAGTATTTACTATGACTGAAGAAGAAAAGAAAATGAAGTATGTAGATAGATTTGGAGGAAAAATTGTCAATGGTCTATCACTTGTAGGTAAGATAATGAATTATGGTTGGTATAGAGGTTCTATTCAGGATGCAGGTGGATACTATGAATTTTACAAGGAAGATAACAACTTGGGCATAGGAGTTGAATTGAAGTTTGAAGGATTGTCTGTTGGCTATGAAAATGAAGATACGACAATTTATATATTGAGATTTTATAATGCAGGTACAGTGAAAAGAGGAAGTTATATATATGATGAGGTAAAGGAACAGCATTTACTTTCCTTAAGTCAAGTTCCAGAAAAGTATTTTAGCGAAATACTATATCAAGTTAGCAGTGCACTATCATCAAGCAATACAGTAAATGAAAATTGGAGAAATGGTTCTGGAATTAAGCTTTAA
- a CDS encoding IS256 family transposase, whose translation MTDGKRNIITSLISEYDIKSAEDIQDALKDLLGGTLQEMLEGEMDNHLGYEKYGRSDEANYRNGKKSKKVRSKYGEVEIDVPQDRNSTFQPQAVAKRQKDISSIEDKIISMYAKGMTTRQISEIIEDIYGFEASESMISNITDRILPEIEQWQQRPLSTVYPIVFIDAVHFSVRDNGIVKKLAAYIIMGINDAGIKDVLSINIGENESSKYWLGVLNELKNRGVKDILILCADGLSGIKESINASFPDTEYQRCIVHQIRNTLKYVSYKHKKDFAKDLKSIYQAPSEETAHKNLEIVTKKWNDKYPGSMRSWLKNWDAITPIFKFSPEVRKVIYTTNAIESLNSTYRRLNSQRSVFPSDTALLKALYLATFEATKKWTSVLRNWGKVYGELSIMYDGRLPE comes from the coding sequence ATGACAGATGGTAAGAGAAATATTATAACTTCTCTTATAAGTGAGTATGATATCAAATCTGCAGAGGACATTCAAGATGCACTGAAAGATCTACTGGGAGGAACTCTTCAGGAGATGCTGGAAGGTGAGATGGACAACCATCTTGGCTATGAAAAGTATGGACGCTCAGATGAAGCTAACTACAGGAATGGTAAGAAAAGCAAGAAAGTACGAAGTAAATATGGTGAAGTAGAGATTGATGTACCTCAAGATAGGAACAGTACATTTCAGCCGCAGGCTGTAGCAAAGCGCCAGAAGGACATATCAAGCATAGAAGACAAAATAATATCGATGTATGCAAAAGGTATGACTACAAGACAAATATCTGAAATTATTGAAGACATATATGGTTTTGAAGCAAGTGAAAGTATGATATCTAACATAACAGACCGCATATTACCAGAGATTGAACAGTGGCAGCAGCGTCCATTGTCTACAGTTTATCCAATTGTTTTCATAGATGCAGTACATTTTTCTGTTAGAGATAATGGTATAGTAAAAAAACTTGCGGCCTATATAATCATGGGAATAAATGATGCCGGAATAAAAGATGTGCTTTCCATAAATATAGGTGAGAACGAGAGCAGCAAATACTGGCTTGGTGTTTTAAATGAGCTTAAAAACAGAGGAGTTAAAGATATCCTCATACTTTGTGCAGATGGTCTTTCTGGCATAAAAGAATCTATAAATGCGTCCTTTCCGGACACAGAATACCAAAGATGCATCGTACATCAGATAAGAAATACACTTAAATATGTATCTTATAAACACAAGAAAGATTTTGCAAAGGATCTTAAGAGTATATATCAGGCTCCATCTGAGGAAACTGCTCATAAAAATCTGGAAATTGTAACTAAGAAGTGGAATGATAAATATCCAGGATCTATGCGAAGCTGGTTGAAAAATTGGGATGCTATAACCCCTATATTCAAATTTTCACCAGAAGTCAGAAAAGTAATATATACAACGAATGCCATAGAAAGCCTTAATAGCACATACCGCAGATTAAACAGTCAAAGAAGCGTATTTCCAAGTGATACTGCACTTCTAAAGGCACTTTATCTTGCAACATTTGAGGCAACTAAGAAATGGACGTCAGTCCTCAGAAACTGGGGTAAGGTTTATGGTGAACTATCCATAATGTATGATGGCAGACTTCCCGAATAA
- a CDS encoding S41 family peptidase, which produces MNKFIKLGFCFVLLFLSMVTVGCESQYLGGDRNTKWKKDLSYMQKALPRKHVNLFFKASEEKFNDEINTLKNSVDNLNDDEIAAGIYKIAASIGDSHTSAYRKTLNAYPMEFYYFKEGIYVVNTTSEYKKALYAKLTKVNGKDIKNIQEAILPLIVNDNEGMVKKSVPKYLSNPEILHGIKVVSDTNKAVFTFEGSNGKTFNLNIKPMDKHKIGEKFIVNEKYNSSYPLYMQKGNLNYWYKYLNDEKTVYFKYNKCQSDEDSGKSIEDFIAQMLNFMNTNNTNKFVIDMRDNSGGSDKYIKPIIDWLKNKKLNNKNHLFVIVGRNTFSSAIVDTNLLKKYTNATFVGETTSGKPNHYGAVKEFELPNSKMEISYSTQFNKSSDDNSSTFTPDKIIKLSIEDYINKKDPVLNYILKFEPVIKSL; this is translated from the coding sequence ATGAATAAATTTATAAAATTAGGCTTTTGCTTTGTATTACTTTTTCTTTCTATGGTTACAGTAGGATGTGAATCTCAGTATTTAGGCGGAGATAGAAATACAAAGTGGAAAAAGGATTTAAGTTATATGCAAAAGGCTCTTCCTAGAAAACATGTAAACCTATTTTTTAAAGCAAGTGAGGAAAAGTTTAATGATGAGATAAATACACTAAAAAATTCAGTAGATAATTTAAATGACGATGAAATAGCCGCTGGTATCTATAAAATAGCTGCATCCATAGGAGATTCGCATACATCTGCATACAGGAAAACTTTAAATGCATATCCAATGGAATTTTACTATTTTAAAGAAGGTATATATGTTGTAAATACCACAAGTGAGTATAAAAAAGCTCTTTATGCAAAACTCACAAAAGTAAATGGTAAAGACATAAAAAATATCCAAGAAGCCATTTTACCACTAATAGTAAATGACAACGAAGGAATGGTTAAAAAGAGTGTGCCCAAGTATTTGTCAAATCCTGAAATTCTCCATGGCATAAAAGTTGTATCTGATACAAATAAAGCAGTCTTTACTTTTGAAGGCAGTAATGGAAAAACTTTTAATTTAAATATAAAGCCTATGGATAAACACAAAATTGGTGAAAAATTTATTGTAAATGAAAAGTATAATAGTTCATATCCTCTTTATATGCAAAAGGGTAACCTGAATTACTGGTATAAATATTTGAATGATGAAAAAACAGTATATTTTAAATACAATAAGTGCCAAAGTGATGAGGACTCAGGTAAATCCATAGAAGATTTTATAGCTCAAATGTTAAATTTCATGAATACTAATAATACTAATAAATTCGTAATTGATATGAGAGATAATTCCGGTGGAAGTGATAAATATATAAAGCCAATTATAGACTGGCTTAAAAATAAAAAGTTAAATAATAAAAATCACCTTTTTGTAATAGTTGGACGGAACACCTTTTCATCCGCAATAGTTGATACTAACCTATTAAAAAAGTATACTAATGCAACTTTTGTAGGGGAAACTACTAGTGGTAAACCAAATCACTATGGTGCTGTAAAGGAATTTGAACTTCCAAATTCAAAAATGGAAATAAGTTATTCCACACAATTTAATAAAAGTTCTGATGACAACAGCAGCACTTTTACTCCTGATAAAATAATTAAATTGTCTATAGAAGATTACATTAATAAAAAAGATCCTGTTTTGAATTACATTTTAAAATTTGAGCCTGTGATAAAAAGTCTGTAA
- a CDS encoding ABC transporter permease, giving the protein MLNMIYSEFFKLKKTCIAPLILIGGTIMTILMFAARHITEVNMSFEKYAYNIEQTNFIMLFIVLFSIISAYVFSREFTDKTANVLYAYPASKLKIFMSKLVVIYILIFLTYVIEIISIPLSYYFLNGNLPEINVITKDLKANILSMLFQFLLVPIPVLIANLSRNIIMPMTYCILGFILSCLLRTQSFSYCAKYIPLLSPWLSVDYFYSNAYVDLNYITISSVLCFIFFISISIYEFNKKDIN; this is encoded by the coding sequence ATGTTAAATATGATATACTCAGAATTTTTTAAATTGAAAAAGACTTGCATTGCACCTCTTATTTTGATTGGCGGAACAATTATGACAATACTCATGTTTGCTGCAAGACATATAACTGAAGTTAACATGTCTTTTGAAAAATATGCTTACAATATAGAACAGACAAATTTTATAATGCTGTTTATAGTATTATTTTCAATAATATCGGCATATGTATTTTCAAGAGAATTTACAGATAAGACAGCTAATGTATTATACGCTTATCCGGCAAGCAAATTAAAAATTTTCATGTCAAAATTAGTTGTAATATATATATTGATTTTTTTAACATATGTTATCGAAATCATATCAATACCATTAAGCTATTACTTTTTAAATGGAAATTTACCCGAAATAAATGTTATAACAAAGGATTTAAAAGCAAATATATTATCTATGTTATTTCAATTTTTATTAGTTCCAATTCCTGTATTAATTGCAAACTTGAGCAGGAATATTATAATGCCAATGACTTATTGTATATTAGGTTTTATTTTGTCATGTCTACTTAGAACTCAGTCTTTTTCATATTGTGCAAAATATATTCCACTACTGTCACCATGGCTTTCAGTAGATTATTTTTATTCAAATGCGTATGTTGATTTGAATTATATTACAATTTCAAGTGTTTTGTGTTTTATATTTTTTATAAGTATTTCTATATATGAATTTAACAAAAAAGATATAAACTAA